GATGTATCAGTCCGGTGATGCCGGATTTGGTGGTTTCACGTCGGGCAGCGCCCTTGGCACTGTGGCTGCGCCAGCCTTGAACATACTGGAAAACCCGGATGACACCACGGCGTTGGCAGCATTAGCTGGTGGTATCAACTCAGTTGGTGCTCCTGTTTTTGGTGTGGGCCGATTGGGAGGTAAGGTTGATTTTCTGAGTGTATTGAAACTGTTGCAGACTACGGAATCCACCAACATCCTCTCCACGCCCAGCTTGCTGACTACCGATAACACCGAAGCCTCTATTCTGGTTGGACAACAGGTTCCTTTTGTGACTGGTTCCTATACCAGTGCAAACACCGGCGGCACCACAGGCAGCTCGTTTGCCAGTCCATTTAATACTGTCAATCGTGAAGATGTGGGGGTCAAGCTGCAAGTGACTCCGCATATTAACGAAGGCGACAGTTTGGTATTAGACATAGAACAAGAGATCTCTTCGGTGATCGGTAATACCCAAAACTCACCGAATGGCCCGACAACCAGTAAACGTGAAATTAAAACCCAGATTCTTGCAGGTGATGGCCAAACTGTTGTTTTAGGTGGGTTAATTGAAGATCAAGTTAACAAAGGGGATCGACGTGTACCTGTGCTTGGTAGCATCCCAATACTTGGACATTTGTTCCGTACCCAGAGTGCAACTAAACGAAAAACTAACCTGCTTATTTTCCTCAAAGCGACCATTATTCGCGATGACCGGGTTTTAGTTGGGGCCACTGCTGAAAAATATCAGATGATTCGTGAACAACAAATTCAGACTCGCCGTAGCAATGGGTTGTTGTTGAACAAGAGCGAGGTTCCCGTACTACCCGAGTGGGAAGAGCAGATTGAGCGCTATCGCCAATCCTTACCGGCCGATGCCAATGCGTCAGGGGCGAATGGGGAATAATCGTGAGCGAGCAATTGGAAGCACTGCCGCTGGACGAGCAGGACATAGCCCCCGAACCCGCCGTATACGAGCGCTTGCCGTTTGGTTATGCGTCAGCGCACGGTGTGATGCTCGATGAAACAGAGGCCGATGGTCGCCCGCACATTTTGCACAAGCCGGGGCTGACACTTGAGGTCTTGCTGGAGTTACAGCGCATTCTGGGGCCGGATTTGCATCTTGAAGAGCTGCCCGCTGACGATTTTCAAAAGCGCCTCACCCGTGAATACCAAAGTGGTGATGGCGCTGCCCAGCGCGCCGCCGAAGACTTGGGCAACGAGTTCGATTTATCTTCCATGGCCGATGATTTGGCTGATCGCACCGATCTCTTGGCCGGTGATGATGACGCGCCGATTATCCGTCTGATCAATGCCATTCTCTCGCAAGCGGTGCGCGAAGGCGCGTCGGATATCCACCTAGAACCCTTTGAAGATCGTGTCTCGGTGCGCTTCCGGATCGATGGTGTGCTGACCGAGGTGTTATCGCCCAAGGCGGAGTTGGCACCGGTATTGGTGTCGCGCCTGAAGGTAATGGCGCGTTTGGATATCGCCGAAAAACGCCTGCCGCAAGATGGCCGTATCACTGTGCGCCTTGCGGGGCATGCGGTGGATATTCGTGTATCCACCATTCCTTCTGCCTTTGGTGAACGTATTGTATTGCGTCTGTTGGATCAGGCCGCGGGCCAACTGCGCTTGGAGCAGTTGCAAATGCCGCAGCTGGTCTATGAGCGCCTCACCAAAAACCTGCTCAAACCCCACGGTATTATTCTGGTGACCGGCCCTACCGGTTCGGGTAAAACCACTACGCTCTATGCGGGCCTGAGCCATATCAACACCCGTAGCCGCAATATCCTGACCATTGAAGACCCGGTCGAATACCTGCTGCCCGGTATCGGACAAACCCAGGTAAATACCAAGGTTGATATGACCTTTGCCCGTGGCCTGCGCGCGATTCTGCGTCAGGACCCGGATGTGGTGATGGTGGGTGAGATCCGCGATGGTGAAACCGCTGAAATTGCTATCCAGGCCTCCTTGACCGGCCACTTGGTGCTCTCAACCCTACACACCAATACCGCGATTGGCGCGGTATTGCGTTTGAAAGACATGGGTGTTGAGCCATTCCTGCTTGCGTCGAGTTTGGAAGTAGTAATGGCACAACGTCTGGTGCGGGTGCTGTGTTCGCATTGCAAAGAACAGTACCTGCCGAGTGATGCCGAGCGCGATATGCTCAAGCTGCCAGCCGATACCGCTATCTGGCGGCCATCGCCCAGCGGCTGCAAACATTGTAATCATCAGGGCTATCGCGGCCGTAAGGGGATTTACGAGTTGATTGAAATCAACGAGCGGCTGCGTCACTTGATCCACGAACAGGCGGGTGAGCAGGAACTGTTGGCGGAAGCGCGTAAACACAGCCCGTCCATGAGTGACGATGGTCGCCAGTGTGTCCTGAATGGCATCACCAGCATTGAAGAAGTGCTGCGTGTGACAACGCAACTCTAAGGACGGACACATGGGTGCCTACAGTTACAAAGCGCTGAATGAAGAGGGGAAAACCGTCAAGGGAATCCTTGAGGGCGATTCCGAGCGCCACATTCGCACGCAACTGCGCGCGAAAAAACTCAAACCGCTGGAAGTGCTTGGCGCAGGCAGTGAGGCGCAGGCCAGTGCCAATGAAGGGCTGGATATTTCCGCATGGTCGCGCCGTCGCGCCAGCCGCTTGAGTACGCGCGAGTTAAGCCTTATCACCCGCCAGTTAGCCTCCTTGGTAAAGTCGGGCCTGCCGCTCGATGAAGCCTTGCATGCCACCGCTAAACAATCGCAAAAAGCCAATGTAAAACGCGTTGTCTTACAGGTGCGCACCAAGGTGTTGGAAGGCTTTAGCTTGGCCCAGGCACTGGGCGACAACCCGGTTGCCTTTAACGATATGTACCGCGCGCTGGTGCGTGCAGGTGAGGGTTCAGGTTACCTGAGTCCGGTATTGGAGCGTTTGGCAGACTACACCCAAACCAGCCAGCAACTGCAGCAGCGCATCAAAATGGCAATGATCTACCCGATTGTCATGTTGGTTGTCAGCTTGGCAGTGATTATCGCGCTGATGGTGCTGGTGGTGCCCAAGCTGGTCAAAATCTTTGAGCAGGGAAAACGCGAGTTACCTGCGCTCACCGAGGGTTTGATCGCCACCAGTGAGTTTCTGATGAACTATGGTGTGTACCTGTTTGTTGCCTTGATCGGACTCTATTTTTTCATTAAACACCTGATGCGCGACCCCAAACGCTTGCGTGCATGGCATGTGGTGCAACTGAAACTGCCGGTGTTTGGTGAGTTGGTCAAGCAGATCAACTCGGCGCGCTTTGCCGCGACCTTGAGCCTGCTTTCTGCCAGCGGAGTGCCACTGTTGCAGGCACTCAATATCTCCGGGCAGGTGATGACCAATAAAATCCTGCAAGAGGCCTGTGATCAGGTTGCCGCTGCGGTGCGCGAGGGCATGAGCTTGAGCCGCGCGCTGGAAAATACCGGTCATTTCCCGCCGCTGTTGGTTCAACTGGTGGCCAGTGGCGAAACCAATGGCACCTTGCCGCAGCAATTGGACAACGCCTCCAAAGATCAGGAGCGCGAATTGGAAATGATGCTGGGAGTGGCAATGGGGTTGCTGGAACCGGCAACCATTATTTTTATGGGCGGGGCCGTGTGTGTGATTGTTTTGGCAATCCTTACCCCGATTTTCGAAATGACCAAGCTGAGCTGATGCCCGGCACAAACCGACAACAAGTGATGTTCCTGGAGTGTTCTATGAATAAAACAATACAACCCACTGCAATGAAAACCCGTCTGCGCCAAGCGGGTTTTACGCTGGTAGAGATTATGGTGGTGGTCATTATTATTGGTCTGCTGGCGGGTATTGTGGTACCCAACGTGATGGACAACCTCGATAAAGCCAATGTCCAGAAAGCGCGCGCTGACTTTAGCTCACTGCAAACCGCGCTCAAACTTTATCGTATCGACAACTTTACCTATCCAACAACCGAGCAGGGGCTTGAGGCACTGGTCACCAAATCCTCGATTGCTCCCGTGCCGCGCAATTTTAAAGCCAGTGGCTATTTGGATTCCTTGTCAAAAGACCCATGGGGTAATGACTACCAGTACATGAGCCCAGCCGATGGCCATGAATATGATATCTATAGCCTGGGCGCTGATGGTGTGAGCGGTGGCGAAGGCCAGAACGCGGACATCAGCGTGTGGGATGAGCAATAACAGGCATACGCCCCGGATCTGACTATTGTGAGCCGCCGCGAGCAGGGTTTTACCCTTATCGAAATCATTTTTGTCGTGTTTATTATCGGCATGGCGGTGAGCGTTATCTCTATTTCCGTGGGGGGGAATGCGCTGGCAGAGCGCAGTAAAAAAGAGGCCGAAACATTTTTATTGCAGGCCAATTATGTGGCCGAGCAGTCGGTGCTCAAAGGTGAAACCCACGGTTTATTTGTGGAGCTGCGCCCGGCGCAGGGCATCGATGGCCAAGAGCAGTGGTGCTATCAGTGGCGGCGAGTGCGTGACCGCCAGTGGCAAGACGTGCCTGAGCTGACGCAACACTGTCTGGATGAAGGTCTGGTTATCGAGTTTTATGTTGATGAAGAACTGTGGGAATACGACCCCGAGCTGGAGTACCAGGAGCCGGTGTTAGGGTTTTTCCCCAGTGGTGATGCTTCGGGCGAGATTGAAATCAACATCCTTGCCGATCAGCTACAGAGTGATGGCGATGAAGAAACCCAGCGTTTTGAACTGGAAATCAGTGGTGAATTACGCTGGATAAACGAAGAAAAACGCCTGGAAGCGGAGCGTCGTGGGCGATGAAATCTTCTTTGCGGCAGAGATTACACAACCGCCAACAGCGTGGGTTCACCCTGCTGGAGGCGATGATCGCCTTGATGATCGTGGCCATGGCGCTGCCCGCCCTGATTACGCTGGTGATGACCCAGTTGGACGGCTCGGCCGCGATTCGCGACAAGACCTACGCCTATTGGGTAGCCGAAAACCAACTGACGCGGATACGCCTGTTGCAGCAGCAAAAAGCAAAAAAAGCGCTACCGAGTTATCAGGTACCCGAAAAGGATTCCGGTTCGGTCGACATGGCAGGATTGCGCTGGCATTGGCAACTGACCACTCTGGCGCTGGACACTTTGCCGGTACCTGGCTTCAAACGGGTTGAAATCGCCGTGCGTTTGCTGGGACCCGCTGAGGGTATCTCCCTCGGCCCGACGATGATTGATAAGGATCAACCAGCGCTTGCGCGCTTGACGGGGTATATCAGTGATCCTGAACTTGTGCAGTAAGCCGCTCCATACTGGGCAGCAGGGTTTTACCTTGCTGGAGGTATTGATTGCGCTGGTGATATCGGCGCTGATTGCGGTGATGGCATTCCAGTCGCTGGATGCGGCTGACAAGGGGGCCCAGAAAACCAATGAAGTGCTGGATGAAATTAATCGCCTGGATCGCACTTGGCAGATCATCGCTGCCGACCTCCGCCATGTACAAGCGCCCTTGGCCAACGACCAAAACGCGCTGTTCCAGGGCGAAAGCCTGAGGTCTTCCGGGGAAAATGCCGATCAACCGGTACTGTATTTCAAGCGGCGCGGCTGGGTTAATTTTGCCAATCTGCCGCGCAGCGATCTGCAATTGATCAGCTATAGGGTTGCAGAGGGTAAGTTGTGGCGGGATTTCATGCCCGAATACAATCGCGAGCTGGGCGACATTGATATGGAGGATGACGCCTCCCACCAATTGCTGCTGGAAAATGTGGATGACATGCAACTGCGGTTTCTGCACCAGGGCACCATTGGATCCAAAGGCAAAAGTGCATTGGAAGGGCGGGAGTTCTCGGACGATTGGCTACAGCAGTGGCCGGATAGCAGTTTACAGGGCGCAGGTGGTTTACCCCTGGCGGTAGAAATTACCATCGACATTAAAGGAGTGGGGCCCAGTGTGCGTCTCTTTGCCCTGCCGGAACAGTAATAGCGGCGCTGGTGCCACGGTGGCTCGCCAGCAAGGCACAGTGCTGGTGCTGGTGTTGCTGATTGTGGCACTGGTGGCGGCCTTGAGTGTGAAGTTTGCCGCGCAATACCAACTGGGCTTGGCGCGCGCTGAGTCTCGCTGGCATGGCGCGCAGGCGCGTGCATTTTTGGAAGGCACCGAAGAAGTTGCCAAGCTGATGTTCAGCATTGCGGATATCGACTCTGGCACCGATTTTCTCGGCGAAGACTGGGGTACTCAGGTGCCGATTGAAGACGATGGTGTGACAGGTGTGGCACAACTGGTTGATGCCAGCGCCCAATTTAATTTGAATGATTTGCGGACACAGTTGGTAGCTGATAAACCCATCGGCAATGCCGAGCGTTACTCGTCACCCCAGCGACGCTTTATTCGTCTGTTGCAGACTTTCCCCGATTTGCCCCTGAACCAGAATGAAGCAGAATATTTGCTGGAAGCGGTGGTGGATTGGATCGATGAGGATGACAACGAGTCGGGTATGGGCGGGGCGGAGTCCAATTATTATCAGGGCTTGAAAAATGGCTATCGGCCGGCCAATGCCCCTTTTAAATCGGTTGATGAACTGCGCTTGGTGCGCGGTTTTAATGAGTTGCCCCAACTGGTAATGCGGTTGCAGCCCTTTGTCACCGTACTACCAAGCGACAAGGTGGGCATGAATATTAATACCATTGAGGCGATTAGCCCCTTGGGGAACGGTATTAATAATTTATTGTTGACGCTCAATGACGCCAACAACCTGGAACCGTTAAGCCCCGCCGAGGCAGAACAATTTATCGCGGATCGCCCCGAGACTGGCTTTGCCAAGCCCGAGGATATCAGCGAAAGTTGGAACAGGCTCTCCGGTCGCAACTTGGATTCGGAGGGATTGAGGACGGATACAGACTATTTCTGGCTGAATGCGACAGTGCAGTTGGTGGATCAGCGTCGCAGCATGCGTACCCTGATGCAGCGCGGTGAAAATAGAAAAGAACTTAAGGCCATCCAGCGCGATGACGTATTCGAGTTGCCCACCGTGGTGCGCAACGATAAGGACAAAAACAGCGGCAAGACCGAACTGGTTGATTAGGCCGCACCCATAATCCGTTTGTGAACACAGAGTTAGAGCAAATTATGTCCATGCAATTGGTGCTCTCCGTAAATACCTCCGACGATGGCAAAAGCCTGGCGGATAGCTTCCGCTGGTGCTGGCTGGGAGCTGACGGCACGCCCGCCAACGATACGATTGCCAGCGGTGATCGCGAAGCCCTGCGCGCGGCCTTGAGTGATCAGGCGGCTAATCCGCTCAGCGCCTGGGTGATCTTGCCGGGCAGCCGGGTGAATACCCGTCAGCTTGAATACAGCGATAAAGAAAAGAAGCACCTGCGCAACTTGCTGCCTTTCCAATTGGAAGATTCGGTGGTTGGCGATGTGGAGGA
The nucleotide sequence above comes from Cellvibrio sp. PSBB023. Encoded proteins:
- the gspE gene encoding type II secretion system ATPase GspE, yielding MVSEQLEALPLDEQDIAPEPAVYERLPFGYASAHGVMLDETEADGRPHILHKPGLTLEVLLELQRILGPDLHLEELPADDFQKRLTREYQSGDGAAQRAAEDLGNEFDLSSMADDLADRTDLLAGDDDAPIIRLINAILSQAVREGASDIHLEPFEDRVSVRFRIDGVLTEVLSPKAELAPVLVSRLKVMARLDIAEKRLPQDGRITVRLAGHAVDIRVSTIPSAFGERIVLRLLDQAAGQLRLEQLQMPQLVYERLTKNLLKPHGIILVTGPTGSGKTTTLYAGLSHINTRSRNILTIEDPVEYLLPGIGQTQVNTKVDMTFARGLRAILRQDPDVVMVGEIRDGETAEIAIQASLTGHLVLSTLHTNTAIGAVLRLKDMGVEPFLLASSLEVVMAQRLVRVLCSHCKEQYLPSDAERDMLKLPADTAIWRPSPSGCKHCNHQGYRGRKGIYELIEINERLRHLIHEQAGEQELLAEARKHSPSMSDDGRQCVLNGITSIEEVLRVTTQL
- the gspF gene encoding type II secretion system inner membrane protein GspF; protein product: MGAYSYKALNEEGKTVKGILEGDSERHIRTQLRAKKLKPLEVLGAGSEAQASANEGLDISAWSRRRASRLSTRELSLITRQLASLVKSGLPLDEALHATAKQSQKANVKRVVLQVRTKVLEGFSLAQALGDNPVAFNDMYRALVRAGEGSGYLSPVLERLADYTQTSQQLQQRIKMAMIYPIVMLVVSLAVIIALMVLVVPKLVKIFEQGKRELPALTEGLIATSEFLMNYGVYLFVALIGLYFFIKHLMRDPKRLRAWHVVQLKLPVFGELVKQINSARFAATLSLLSASGVPLLQALNISGQVMTNKILQEACDQVAAAVREGMSLSRALENTGHFPPLLVQLVASGETNGTLPQQLDNASKDQERELEMMLGVAMGLLEPATIIFMGGAVCVIVLAILTPIFEMTKLS
- the gspG gene encoding type II secretion system major pseudopilin GspG, producing MNKTIQPTAMKTRLRQAGFTLVEIMVVVIIIGLLAGIVVPNVMDNLDKANVQKARADFSSLQTALKLYRIDNFTYPTTEQGLEALVTKSSIAPVPRNFKASGYLDSLSKDPWGNDYQYMSPADGHEYDIYSLGADGVSGGEGQNADISVWDEQ
- a CDS encoding prepilin-type N-terminal cleavage/methylation domain-containing protein, whose product is MSRREQGFTLIEIIFVVFIIGMAVSVISISVGGNALAERSKKEAETFLLQANYVAEQSVLKGETHGLFVELRPAQGIDGQEQWCYQWRRVRDRQWQDVPELTQHCLDEGLVIEFYVDEELWEYDPELEYQEPVLGFFPSGDASGEIEINILADQLQSDGDEETQRFELEISGELRWINEEKRLEAERRGR
- the gspI gene encoding type II secretion system minor pseudopilin GspI, which produces MKSSLRQRLHNRQQRGFTLLEAMIALMIVAMALPALITLVMTQLDGSAAIRDKTYAYWVAENQLTRIRLLQQQKAKKALPSYQVPEKDSGSVDMAGLRWHWQLTTLALDTLPVPGFKRVEIAVRLLGPAEGISLGPTMIDKDQPALARLTGYISDPELVQ
- the gspJ gene encoding type II secretion system minor pseudopilin GspJ — translated: MILNLCSKPLHTGQQGFTLLEVLIALVISALIAVMAFQSLDAADKGAQKTNEVLDEINRLDRTWQIIAADLRHVQAPLANDQNALFQGESLRSSGENADQPVLYFKRRGWVNFANLPRSDLQLISYRVAEGKLWRDFMPEYNRELGDIDMEDDASHQLLLENVDDMQLRFLHQGTIGSKGKSALEGREFSDDWLQQWPDSSLQGAGGLPLAVEITIDIKGVGPSVRLFALPEQ
- the gspK gene encoding type II secretion system minor pseudopilin GspK, which gives rise to MARQQGTVLVLVLLIVALVAALSVKFAAQYQLGLARAESRWHGAQARAFLEGTEEVAKLMFSIADIDSGTDFLGEDWGTQVPIEDDGVTGVAQLVDASAQFNLNDLRTQLVADKPIGNAERYSSPQRRFIRLLQTFPDLPLNQNEAEYLLEAVVDWIDEDDNESGMGGAESNYYQGLKNGYRPANAPFKSVDELRLVRGFNELPQLVMRLQPFVTVLPSDKVGMNINTIEAISPLGNGINNLLLTLNDANNLEPLSPAEAEQFIADRPETGFAKPEDISESWNRLSGRNLDSEGLRTDTDYFWLNATVQLVDQRRSMRTLMQRGENRKELKAIQRDDVFELPTVVRNDKDKNSGKTELVD